A genomic stretch from Desulfohalobium retbaense DSM 5692 includes:
- the queA gene encoding tRNA preQ1(34) S-adenosylmethionine ribosyltransferase-isomerase QueA, which yields MNTIPRDYDLDAYQFELPADQIAQHPHPQRDASRLLILDRSSGQRQHATFRDLVDTLPDGALLVANTSRVLPARLKGQKRATGGKVEFLLLTPLPLVTPQPLADGRNEGFVSGLLRSSKPLAVGQKADFPGGIELTVIEREEFGRVQVRLCWSGDMAEVFQAYGHMPLPPYIQREDDATDHGRYQTVYADSAKTGSVAAPTAGLHFTDDVLHALRDKGIQWAEVTLYVGYGTFSPLRCRDIREHHMHPEYIELDAANAETISRAQAEGRPVVAVGTTTVRTLESIAHHCGRIQPFAGWTDIFIYPGFSFRVVDHLLTNFHLPGSSLILMVAAFAGRRLVLEAYEEAVDEGYRFFSYGDAMFIV from the coding sequence ATGAACACCATCCCCCGTGATTACGACCTGGACGCCTACCAGTTCGAACTTCCTGCTGACCAGATCGCCCAACACCCCCATCCCCAACGTGATGCGTCCCGCCTGCTGATCCTGGACCGCTCTTCGGGGCAGCGGCAGCACGCCACGTTCCGGGATCTGGTTGACACCCTGCCGGATGGCGCCTTGCTTGTGGCCAACACCAGCCGGGTCCTGCCGGCCCGACTCAAGGGGCAAAAACGGGCCACCGGGGGCAAGGTCGAATTCCTCCTGCTCACCCCGCTGCCGCTGGTCACCCCGCAGCCGCTGGCCGACGGCCGCAATGAGGGGTTTGTCAGTGGCCTTCTCCGCTCCTCCAAACCGCTTGCCGTGGGTCAGAAAGCCGATTTCCCCGGAGGTATTGAGCTGACGGTTATCGAACGCGAGGAATTCGGACGTGTCCAGGTCCGATTGTGCTGGTCTGGAGACATGGCCGAGGTCTTTCAAGCCTACGGGCACATGCCTTTGCCGCCGTATATCCAACGCGAAGACGATGCGACGGATCACGGCCGCTACCAGACGGTCTACGCCGATTCGGCCAAAACCGGTTCTGTCGCCGCCCCGACCGCCGGCCTCCACTTTACCGACGATGTTCTGCACGCCCTGCGCGACAAAGGCATCCAATGGGCCGAAGTCACCCTCTATGTTGGCTACGGCACCTTCAGCCCGCTTCGCTGCCGGGATATCCGGGAACACCATATGCATCCCGAATACATCGAACTCGACGCCGCCAACGCCGAGACCATCTCCCGGGCCCAGGCTGAGGGACGGCCTGTGGTGGCCGTGGGTACGACCACCGTTCGCACCTTGGAAAGCATCGCCCACCACTGCGGGCGGATCCAGCCCTTTGCCGGGTGGACCGATATCTTTATCTATCCCGGGTTTTCATTCCGCGTGGTTGACCATTTACTCACAAACTTTCATCTTCCGGGCTCTTCGCTTATACTTATGGTCGCCGCATTCGCGGGGCGCCGCCTCGTGCTTGAGGCCTACGAAGAGGCTGTTGACGAAGGATACCGTTTTTTCTCTTACGGCGACGCCATGTTCATTGTCTGA